The Impatiens glandulifera chromosome 3, dImpGla2.1, whole genome shotgun sequence genome contains a region encoding:
- the LOC124932319 gene encoding calcium-transporting ATPase 12, plasma membrane-type-like has protein sequence MAYTAINFMLSLNSKLESCTIIALNKSSKALRRWRLAYNAIYSSRALLSLVREIIVVDDDSSDPLLHYHKQDHHSLKIEEDEDGDSFGFSQLDKGLLADLVKDKNSKDLNKFGGVAVLARALKVDSEKGIHDNDEDIGSRKAAFGSNSYHKPPPKGLFHFVIEAFKDHTILILLVCATLSLGFGIKEHGIGEGWYEGGSIFVAVFLVVVVSSLSNLRQERQFFKLSKLSDNIQVEVLRDGRRQKISIFDIVVGDIVCLNLGNQIPADGLFIEGHSLQVDESSMTGESDHVEIDCVEVPFLISGSKVVDGYGKMIVTSVGMNTAWGKMMSSITGQSTNDETPLQARLNKLTALIGKVGLSVALLVLIVMFVRYFTGNTKDKEGNQEFLRGKTNTDQVFNSVVRIVSVAVTIVVVAIPEGLPLAVTLTLAYSMKRMMADQAMVRKLSACETMGSATVICTDKTGTLTMNQMTITKFWLGGDELESCYNTISPLVLQLLHQGVGLNTTGNVDKSTSDVAPQISGSPTEKAILSWAVLELRMDMELLKKTCKIVHVETFNSTKKRSGVLVTDNVNSLHTHWKGAAEMVLGMCTTYYDRTGLVRAIDIQTRNQLERTIEGMAASSLRCIAFAHKNTRWDETKRLIDGKVQYSLEEDGFTLLGIVGMKDPCRPRAKEAIEACRLAGVEIKMITGDNVFTAKAIATECGILRPNQQVEDGEVIEGSVFRNYTNEERMEKVDKIRVMARSTPMDKLLMVRCLRLKQHVVAVTGDGTNDAPALKEADIGLSMGIQGTEVAKESSDIVILDDDFGSVATVLRWGRCVYNNIQKFIQFQLTVNVAALVINFIAAVSSGEVPLTTVQLLWVNLIMDTLGALALATDRPTNDLMKHAPVGRIEPLITNVMWRNLLSQAFYQIAVLLTLQFRGQSIFGVNAAVKDTLIFNTFVLCQVFNEFNSRKLEKQNVFAGLHKNRLFMGVVGITIVLQVVMVEFLKKFADTTSLNWWQWLVCVGIAAVSWPISWLVKLIPVPSKPIFTKKNN, from the coding sequence ATGGCTTACACCGCCATCAACTTCATGCTATCTCTTAATTCCAAACTCGAATCATGCACCATTATTGCCCTTAACAAATCCTCAAAAGCTCTTAGGAGATGGCGTTTGGCCTACAACGCTATCTATTCTTCGCGAGCCCTCCTCTCTTTAGTTCGTGAGATTATTGTAGTCGATGATGATTCGAGTGATCCACTTCTCCATTATCATAAACAAGATCATCACTCGCTCAAAATcgaggaagatgaagatggaGATTCATTTGGATTTTCTCAACTTGACAAGGGACTTCTTGCCGACCTAGTGAAAGATAAGAACTCCAAAGACCTTAACAAGTTTGGTGGTGTTGCGGTTTTGGCTCGAGCTCTCAAGGTTGATAGCGAGAAAGGAATTCATGATAACGATGAGGATATTGGCTCGAGGAAGGCTGCCTTTGGATCGAATAGCTACCACAAGCCGCCGCCAAAAGGATTGTTTCATTTCGTGATCGAGGCGTTTAAGGATCATACCATTCTCATTCTTCTAGTTTGTGCCACGCTATCTCTTGGTTTCGGAATTAAAGAACATGGCATTGGTGAAGGTTGGTACGAGGGTGGGAGTATATTCGTGGCTGTTTTTCTTGTTGTCGTGGTTTCTTCTTTAAGTAACTTGAGACAGGAAAGACAGTTTTTCAAGTTATCAAAATTAAGCGATAACATTCAAGTCGAGGTCTTGAGAGATGGAAGGCGACAGAAGATATCGATATTTGATATCGTTGTCGGGGATATCGTGTGTCTTAATTTAGGTAATCAAATCCCCGCGGATGGGTTGTTCATCGAGGGACATTCGTTGCAAGTTGATGAATCGAGCATGACAGGGGAGAGCGATCATGTGGAGATCGATTGTGTTGAGGTTCCTTTCTTGATTTCCGGTTCGAAAGTTGTCGACGGGTATGGTAAGATGATCGTGACCTCGGTTGGGATGAACACTGCGTGGGGAAAGATGATGAGTTCAATCACGGGTCAATCTACGAACGACGAAACACCTTTACAAGCTCGTCTCAACAAACTAACCGCATTGATCGGGAAGGTAGGTCTTTCCGTCGCTCTTCTAGTTCTTATAGTCATGTTTGTTCGTTATTTCACGGGGAATACCAAGGACAAGGAAGGAAACCAAGAGTTCTTAAGAGGAAAAACGAACACCGACCAAGTATTCAACTCGGTCGTGCGCATTGTCTCTGTTGCGGTTACAATCGTGGTGGTGGCGATACCGGAAGGCCTTCCTTTAGCTGTCACTCTTACTCTCGCGTATTCAATGAAGAGGATGATGGCGGATCAAGCGATGGTTAGGAAGCTCTCGGCTTGCGAAACCATGGGATCCGCCACGGTTATATGCACCGATAAGACCGGTACCTTAACAATGAATCAAATGACAATAACCAAGTTTTGGCTTGGTGGAGATGAACTTGAATCATGTTACAATACCATATCCCCATTAGTCCTTCAATTACTCCACCAAGGAGTAGGTTTAAACACAACCGGAAATGTCGACAAATCAACCTCCGATGTCGCTCCACAAATCTCGGGTAGCCCAACCGAAAAGGCGATTCTATCATGGGCCGTTCTCGAACTCCGCATGGACATGGAGTTACTTAAGAAAACATGCAAAATAGTTCACGTGGAGACCTTCAATTCGACAAAGAAAAGAAGCGGCGTTTTAGTGACGGATAACGTTAACTCTTTACACACTCATTGGAAAGGCGCTGCCGAAATGGTGTTAGGAATGTGCACTACATACTACGATAGAACGGGACTCGTTAGAGCGATCGATATCCAAACGAGAAACCAACTCGAGAGGACCATAGAGGGGATGGCCGCGAGCAGCCTCCGTTGCATCGCTTTCGCTCATAAGAATACGCGGTGGGATGAAACAAAGAGGTTGATCGACGGAAAAGTTCAATATAGTCTCGAGGAAGATGGATTTACATTGTTGGGGATTGTTGGTATGAAAGACCCGTGTAGGCCTAGGGCTAAAGAAGCGATCGAAGCGTGTAGATTGGCCGGGGTGGAGATTAAGATGATAACAGGGGACAATGTTTTCACGGCAAAAGCAATAGCGACGGAATGCGGTATACTTAGACCTAATCAACAAGTGGAAGATGGAGAAGTTATAGAAGGGTCCGTGTTTAGGAATTACACAAACGAAGAAAGAATGGAAAAGGTTGATAAGATTCGGGTGATGGCTAGATCGACTCCCATGGACAAACTTCTAATGGTTAGATGCTTAAGACTTAAGCAACATGTGGTGGCCGTCACGGGTGATGGTACAAACGATGCACCGGCTCTAAAGGAGGCCGATATTGGACTCTCAATGGGCATCCAAGGAACCGAAGTCGCAAAAGAAAGCTCGGACATTGTCATACTAGACGACGACTTCGGCTCGGTTGCCACGGTTTTGAGATGGGGAAGATGTGTTTACAACAATATCCAAAAGTTCATTCAATTTCAACTCACGGTTAACGTCGCAGCCCTAGTTATCAACTTCATCGCGGCAGTTTCCTCCGGAGAAGTCCCTTTAACCACGGTTCAATTATTGTGGGTAAACCTAATCATGGACACTTTAGGCGCACTCGCATTGGCCACGGATAGACCGACGAACGACCTAATGAAACACGCACCGGTTGGGAGAATAGAGCCTTTGATCACAAACGTCATGTGGAGGAATCTCTTATCACAAGCGTTTTACCAAATAGCGGTACTATTGACGTTACAATTCCGAGGACAATCAATCTTTGGCGTAAACGCGGCCGTGAAAGACACTTTGATATTCAACACGTTCGTGTTGTGCCAAGTCTTCAATGAATTCAACTCGAGAAAACTAGAGAAGCAAAACGTGTTTGCTGGCCTTCATAAGAACCGATTGTTCATGGGTGTCGTGGGAATCACTATAGTTCTTCAAGTTGTGATGGTCGAATTTCTTAAAAAGTTTGCCGATACTACTAGCCTTAACTGGTGGCAGTGGCTCGTATGCGTTGGAATCGCGGCTGTGTCATGGCCGATTAGTTGGTTAGTGAAACTCATTCCCGTTCCAAGCAAACCAATTTTTACAAAGAAAAACAACTAA